A single window of Callospermophilus lateralis isolate mCalLat2 chromosome 5 unlocalized genomic scaffold, mCalLat2.hap1 SUPER_5_unloc_1, whole genome shotgun sequence DNA harbors:
- the LOC143387087 gene encoding olfactory receptor 14C36-like encodes MVTEFLLLGSPDGWDLSFLYFTVFPMTYLGTLLGNLLIVTVTTADKHLHTPMYFFLRNLSILDMCYISITVPNACVYSLTGNRAISVAGCATQIFLVIFCAFVELLFLSIMAWDRYVAICQPLQYPLIMNPQICVRMTLASLLSGLLYAGVHTGNTFRLSYCQSNVVHQFFCDVPSLLRLSCSDTTSNMVLLLVSAVAVGGGSFGIIIMSYFHIFSTVLKFPTRAPGKAFSTWTPHILVFSLFLSSGSGVYLRSSATSDTLQDMVLSAFYTMVPPFLNPLIYSLRNKQVKDAVGRVMGHSCSQGNDKDVLS; translated from the coding sequence ATGGTAACTGAATTTCTCCTCCTGGGCTCTCCTGATGGCTGGGATCTGAGTTTCCTCTATTTCACAGTATTCCCAATGACCTACCTGGGCACCTTATTAGGAAACCTTCTCATTGTCACTGTCACCACTGCTGACAAGCACCTGCAcacacccatgtacttcttcctcaggaACCTGTCCATCTTGGACATGTGTTACATTTCTATCACTGTCCCCAATGCCTGTGTCTACTCTCTCACTGGCAACAGGGCCATTTCAGTGGCTGGCTGTGCAACACAGATCTTCTTGGTCATTTTCTGTGCATTTGTTGAACTTCTGTTTCTCTCCATCATGGCCTGggaccgctatgtggccatctgccaGCCCCTGCAGTACCCCCTCATCATGAACCCTCAGATTTGTGTCCGCATGACCTTGGCTTCCCTGCTAAGTGGTCTGCTGTATGCAGGTGTGCACACAGGGAACACATTCCGGCTGTCCTACTGCCAGTCAAACGTGGTCCACCAGTTCTTCTGTGATGTCCCCTCTCTGCTGAGGCTCTCCTGCTCTGACACCACCAGCAACATGGTCCTCCTTCTTGTCTCTGCTGTGGCAGTTGGTGGGGGATCCTTTGGTATAATAATCATGtcatattttcacatattttctacTGTGCTGAAATTTCCCACCAGAGCCCCAGGGAAGGCCTTCTCTACCTGGACCCCTCACATCCTCGTGTTTTCCCTATTCCTTAGTTCTGGCTCAGGTGTGTACCTGAGGTCCTCAGCAACCTCTGACACCCTCCAGGACATGGTTCTCTCTGCCTTCTATACAATGGTTCCTCCCTTCCTGAATCCCCTCATCTACAGTCTCAGGAACAAACAGGTAAAGGATGCTGTGGGGAGAGTAATGGGACACAGTTGTTCTCAGGGAAATGATAAAGATGTGTTATCATAA
- the LOC143387088 gene encoding olfactory receptor 14C36-like, producing MANSTMVTEFLLLASPDGWDLSFLYFTVFPMTYLGTLLGNLLIVTVTTADQHLHTPMYFFLRNLSILDMCYISITVPNACVNSLTGNRAISVAGCATQIFLVIFCACVELLFLSIMAWDRYVAICQPLQYPVIMNPQICVRMTLASLLSGLLYAGVHTGNTFWLSFCQSNVVHQFFCDVPSLLRLSCSDTTSNMVILFVLAVAVGGGCFTFIAMSYIRIFAAVLKFPTRAPGKAFSTCTPHILVFSLFLSSGAGVYLKPSATSDTLQDLLLSAFYTMVPPFLNPLIYSLRNKQVKEAVRRVMQRQLFSGK from the coding sequence ATGGCCAATTCCACCATGGTAACTGAATTTCTCCTCCTGGCCTCTCCTGATGGCTGGGATCTGAGTTTCCTCTATTTCACAGTATTCCCAATGACCTACCTGGGTACCTTGTTAGGAAACCTTCTCATTGTCACTGTCACCACTGCTGACCAGCACCTACAcacacccatgtacttcttcctcaggaACCTGTCCATCTTGGACATGTGCTACATTTCCATCACTGTCCCCAATGCCTGTGTCAACTCTCTCACTGGCAACAGGGCCATTTCAGTGGCTGGCTGTGCAACACAGATTTTCCTGGTCATTTTCTGTGCATGTGTTGAACTTCTGTTTCTCTCCATCATGGCCTGggaccgctatgtggccatctgccaGCCCCTCCAGTACCCCGTCATCATGAACCCTCAGATTTGTGTCCGCATGACCCTGGCTTCCCTGCTCAGTGGTCTGCTGTATGCAGGTGTGCACACTGGGAACACATTCTGGCTGTCCTTCTGCCAGTCAAATGTGGTCCACCAGTTCTTCTGTGACGTCCCCTCTCTGCTGAGGCTCTCCTGCTCTGACACCACCAGCAACATGGTCATTCTTTTTGTTTTGGCTGTGGCAGTTGGTGGTGGTTGCTTTACTTTTATTGCCATGTCATATATTCGCATATTTGCTGCTGTGCTGAAATTTCCCACCAGAGCCCCAGGGAAGGCCTTCTCTACCTGCACCCCTCACATCCTCGTGTTTTCCCTGTTCCTCAGTTCTGGTGCAGGTGTGTACCTGAAGCCTTCAGCAACCTCTGACACACTCCAGGACCTACTTCTCTCTGCCTTTTATACCATGGTACCTCCCTTCTTGAATCCTCTCATCTACAGTCTCAGGAACAAACAGGTAAAGGAAGCTGTGAGGAGAGTAATGCAAAGACAGTTGTTCTCTGGGAAATGA